One genomic window of Oryctolagus cuniculus chromosome 11, mOryCun1.1, whole genome shotgun sequence includes the following:
- the PFDN5 gene encoding prefoldin subunit 5, translated as MAQSINITELNLPQLEMLKNQLDQEVEFLSTSIAQLKVVQTKYVEAKDCLNVLNKSNEGKELLVPLTSSMYVPGKLHDVEHVLIDVGTGYYVEKTAEDAKDFFKRKIDFLTKQMEKIQPALQEKHAMKQAVMEMMGQKIQQLTALGAAQATAKA; from the exons ATGGCGCAGTCGATCAACATCACGGAGCTGAACCTGCCGCAGCTAGAAATGCTCAAGAACCAGCTGGATCAG GAGGTGGAGTTCTTGTCCACGTCCATCGCCCAGCTCAAGGTGGTACAGACCAAGTACGTGGAAGCCAAGGACTGTCTGAACGTGCTGAACAAGAGCAACGAGG GGAAAGAACTGCTCGTCCCACTGACAAGTTCC ATGTACGTCCCTGGCAAGCTGCACGACGTGGAGCACGTGCTCATCGACGTGGGCACTGGCTACTACGTGGAGAAG ACAGCTGAGGACGCCAAAGACTTCTTCAAGAGGAAGATAGACTTCCTCACCAAGCAGATGGAGAAGATCCAGCCGGCTCTGCAGGAGAAGCACGCCATGAAGCAGG CTGTCATGGAAATGATGGGCCAGAAGATCCAGCAGCTCACAGCTCTGGGGGCAGCCCAGGCCACGGCCAAGGCCTGA
- the MYG1 gene encoding MYG1 exonuclease, protein MSRRLLRGFFPLLPPLRARRCMLSSESVSAPKRPRRSFMAPPRIGTHNGTFHCDEALACALLRLLPEYQDAEIVRTRDPEKLASCDIVVDVGGEYDPQRHRYDHHQRSFTETMSSLCPGKPWQTKLSSAGLIYLHFGHKLLAQLLGTTEDNDVVGVLYDKMYENFVEEVDAVDNGIAQWDEGEPRYALTTTLSARVARLNPTWNQPNQDTEAGFQRAMDLVREEFLQRLDFYQHSWLPARALVEEALAQRLQVDPSGEIVELAKGGCPWKEHLYHLESTLCPPVAIAFVIYTDQAGQWRVQCVPKEPHSFQSRLPLPEPWRGLRDEALDQVSGIPGCIFVHASGFIGGHRTREGALSMARATLAQRPAPVPPTSPPVK, encoded by the exons ATGAGCCGCCGTCTTCTGCGTGGTTTCTTCCCGCTGCTGCCGCCCCTGCGAGCCAGGCGCTGCATGCTGAGCTCGGAGTCCGTCTCGGCCCCCAAGCGCCCGCGTCGCAGCTTCATGGCGCCGCCCCGGATCGGAACGCACAACGGCACCTTCCACTGCGACGAGGCACTGGCGTGCGCCTTGCTTCGCCTGCTCCCGGAGTACCAG GATGCGGAGATCGTGCGGACGCGCGACCCCGAAAAGCTGGCCTCGTGTGACATCGTGGTGGACGTGGGTGGCGAGTACGACCCGCAGAGACACCGATACGATCATCACCAGAG GTCTTTCACGGAGACCATGAGCTCCCTGTGCCCCGGGAAGCCCTGGCAGACCAAGCTGAGCAGCGCGGGCCTCATCTACCTGCACTTCGGGCACAAGCTGCTGGCCCAGCTGCTGGGCACCACTGAGGACAACGACGTGGTGGGCGTCCTCTATGACAAG ATGTATGAGAACTTCGTGGAGGAGGTGGACGCGGTGGACAATGGGATTGCGCAGTGGGATGAGGGGGAGCCCCGATACGCACTGACCACTACCCTGAGTGCCCGGGTGGCTCGGCTGAATCCCACCTGGAACCAGCCCAACCAAGACACGGAG GCGGGGTTCCAGCGTGCCATGGATCTGGTCCGGGAGGAGTTCCTGCAGCGGCTGGACTTCTACCAGCATAGCTGGCTGCCTGCCCGGGCCCTGGTGGAAGAGGCCCTGGCCCAGCGACTCCAG GTGGACCCCAGTGGGGAGATAGTGGAACTGGCCAAAGGCGGATGCCCCTGGAAAGAACATCTCTACCACCTGGAGTCCACGCTGTGCCCACCAGTAGCCATCGCCTTTGTCATCTACACTGACCAGGCGGGACAGTGGCGCGTACAGTGTGTGCCCAAGGAGCCCCACTCATTCCAAAGCCG GCTGCCCCTGCCAGAGCCGTGGCGGGGACTTCGGGACGAGGCCCTGGACCAAGTCAGCGGGATCCCTGGCTGCATCTTCGTCCACGCCAGCGGCTTCATTGGTGGACACCGCACCCGAGAGGGCGCCTTGAGCATGGCCCGTGCCACCCTGGCCCAGCGCCCAGCACCTGTGCCTCCCACGAGTCCCCCagtcaaataa
- the AAAS gene encoding aladin isoform X2, with the protein MARGLPSSITGSKCGKDASTRVFEWVKTASSWALALCRWASSLHGSLFPHLSLRSEDLIAEFAQVTNWSSCCLRVFAWHPHTNKFAVALLDDSIRVYNANSTIVPSLKHRLQRNVAALAWKPLSASVLAVACQSCILIWTLDPTSLSTRPSSGCAQVLSHPGHTPVTSLAWAPSGGRLLSASPVDAAILVWDVSTETCVPLPWFRGGGVTYLLWSPDGSKVLATTPSAVFRVWEAQMWTCERWPTLSGRCQTGCWSPDGNRLLFTVLGEPLIYSLSFPEHGGEGKGGVGGAKSAAIVADLSETTIQTPAGEQRLGGEAHSMVWDPSGERLAVLMKGNPRVQDGTPVILLFRTRNSPVFELLPCGIIQGEPGAQAQLIAFHPSFSKGALLSVCWSTGRIAHIPLYFVNAQFPRFSPVLGRAQEPPAGGGRAVHDVALFTETSPTSAPWDPLPGPPPARTHSPQLHL; encoded by the exons ATGGCACGAGGACTGCCTTCATCCATCACCGGGAGCAAGTGTGGAAAAGATGCATCAACGCGTG TGTTCGAGTGGGTGAAGACGGCATCCAGCTGGGCCCTGGCGCTCTGCCGCTGGGCCTCTTCCCTCCACGGGTCCCTGTTCCCCCACCTGTCT CTCAGGAGTGAAGATCTGATTGCCGAATTTGCCCAGGTCACAAACTG gtccagctgctGCTTGCGGGTTTTTGCGTGGCACCCACACACCAACAAGTTTGCCGTGGCCCTGCTGGACGACTCGATTCGTGTGTACAATGCcaacag CACTATAGTCCCCTCCCTGAAGCACCGGCTGCAGCGGAACGTGGCAGCCCTCGCCTGGAAGCCCCTCAGTGCCTCCGTGCTGGCCGTGGCCTGCCAGAGCTGCATCCTCATCTGGACGCTGGACCCTACCTCCTTGTCTACCCG GCCGTCTTCCGGCTGTGCCCAGGTGCTGTCTCACCCCGGGCACACGCCTGTcaccagcctggcctgggcccccaGCGGGGGgcggctgctctctgcttcccctgTGGACGCCGCCATCCTG GTGTGGGACGTCTCCACAGAGACCTGCGTCCCCCTTCCCTGGTTTCGAGGCGGTGGGGTTACCTACCTGCTCTGGTCCCCCGACGGCAGCAAGGTCCTGGCAACCACGCCCTCAGCTGTCTTCAG agtgtgggaggcccagatgtgGACTTGTGAGAGGTGGCCCACCCTCTCGGGGCGCTGTCAG acTGGCTGCTGGAGCCCCGACGGAAACCGCCTGCTGTTCACCGTCCTGGGGGAGCCGCTCATTTACTCCCTGTCCTTCCCAGAACACGGTG GCGAGGGAAAGGGCGGCGTCGGAGGTGCCAAATCCGCAGCCATAGTGGCAGATCTCTCTGAGACGACCATCCAGACCCCTGCGGGGGAGCAGAG GCTCGGCGGAGAGGCCCACTCCATGGTCTGGGACCCCAGCGGGGAGCGTCTGGCTGTGCTCATGAAAG GAAACCCTCGGGTGCAGGACGGCACACCAGTCATTCTCCTTTTTCGCACACGAAACAGCCCCGTATTTGAGCTGCTGCCCTG cgGCATCATCCAGGGGGAGCCGGGCGCCCAGGCGCAGCTCATCGCCTTCCACCCTTCCTTCAGCAAAGGGGCCCTGCTCAGCGTG TGCTGGTCCACAGGCCGGATTGCCCACATCCCCCTCTACTTCGTCAACGCTCAGTTCCCGCGCTTCAGCCCAGTGCTCggcagggcccaggagccccCCGCTGGAGGCGGACGTGCCGTTCACGACGTGGCCCTCTTTACGGAGACCTCCCCAACCTCTGCCCCTTGGGACCCTCTCCCGGGGCCGCCACCTGCTCGGACCCACTCCCCTCAACTCCACCTGTAA
- the AAAS gene encoding aladin isoform X1 produces MCSLGLFPPPPPMGQVTLYEHNNELVTGSSYESPPPDFRGQWINLPVLHLTKDPLKTPGRLDHGTRTAFIHHREQVWKRCINAWRDVGLFGVLNEIANSEEEVFEWVKTASSWALALCRWASSLHGSLFPHLSLRSEDLIAEFAQVTNWSSCCLRVFAWHPHTNKFAVALLDDSIRVYNANSTIVPSLKHRLQRNVAALAWKPLSASVLAVACQSCILIWTLDPTSLSTRPSSGCAQVLSHPGHTPVTSLAWAPSGGRLLSASPVDAAILVWDVSTETCVPLPWFRGGGVTYLLWSPDGSKVLATTPSAVFRVWEAQMWTCERWPTLSGRCQTGCWSPDGNRLLFTVLGEPLIYSLSFPEHGGEGKGGVGGAKSAAIVADLSETTIQTPAGEQRLGGEAHSMVWDPSGERLAVLMKGNPRVQDGTPVILLFRTRNSPVFELLPCGIIQGEPGAQAQLIAFHPSFSKGALLSVCWSTGRIAHIPLYFVNAQFPRFSPVLGRAQEPPAGGGRAVHDVALFTETSPTSAPWDPLPGPPPARTHSPQLHL; encoded by the exons ATGTGCTCCTTGGGGTTATTCCCTCCGCCGCCGCCTATGGGCCAAGTCACCCTATATGAGCACAATAACGAGCTGGTGACGGGCAGCAGCTACGAGAGCCCGCCTCCCGACTTCCGGGGCCAG TGGATCAATCTTCCCGTCCTACATCTGACCAAGGACCCCCTAAAGACCCCTGGGAGGCTAGACCATGGCACGAGGACTGCCTTCATCCATCACCGGGAGCAAGTGTGGAAAAGATGCATCAACGCGTG gCGCGACGTGGGCCTTTTTGGGGTGTTGAATGAAATTGCAAACTCAGAGGAAGAGG TGTTCGAGTGGGTGAAGACGGCATCCAGCTGGGCCCTGGCGCTCTGCCGCTGGGCCTCTTCCCTCCACGGGTCCCTGTTCCCCCACCTGTCT CTCAGGAGTGAAGATCTGATTGCCGAATTTGCCCAGGTCACAAACTG gtccagctgctGCTTGCGGGTTTTTGCGTGGCACCCACACACCAACAAGTTTGCCGTGGCCCTGCTGGACGACTCGATTCGTGTGTACAATGCcaacag CACTATAGTCCCCTCCCTGAAGCACCGGCTGCAGCGGAACGTGGCAGCCCTCGCCTGGAAGCCCCTCAGTGCCTCCGTGCTGGCCGTGGCCTGCCAGAGCTGCATCCTCATCTGGACGCTGGACCCTACCTCCTTGTCTACCCG GCCGTCTTCCGGCTGTGCCCAGGTGCTGTCTCACCCCGGGCACACGCCTGTcaccagcctggcctgggcccccaGCGGGGGgcggctgctctctgcttcccctgTGGACGCCGCCATCCTG GTGTGGGACGTCTCCACAGAGACCTGCGTCCCCCTTCCCTGGTTTCGAGGCGGTGGGGTTACCTACCTGCTCTGGTCCCCCGACGGCAGCAAGGTCCTGGCAACCACGCCCTCAGCTGTCTTCAG agtgtgggaggcccagatgtgGACTTGTGAGAGGTGGCCCACCCTCTCGGGGCGCTGTCAG acTGGCTGCTGGAGCCCCGACGGAAACCGCCTGCTGTTCACCGTCCTGGGGGAGCCGCTCATTTACTCCCTGTCCTTCCCAGAACACGGTG GCGAGGGAAAGGGCGGCGTCGGAGGTGCCAAATCCGCAGCCATAGTGGCAGATCTCTCTGAGACGACCATCCAGACCCCTGCGGGGGAGCAGAG GCTCGGCGGAGAGGCCCACTCCATGGTCTGGGACCCCAGCGGGGAGCGTCTGGCTGTGCTCATGAAAG GAAACCCTCGGGTGCAGGACGGCACACCAGTCATTCTCCTTTTTCGCACACGAAACAGCCCCGTATTTGAGCTGCTGCCCTG cgGCATCATCCAGGGGGAGCCGGGCGCCCAGGCGCAGCTCATCGCCTTCCACCCTTCCTTCAGCAAAGGGGCCCTGCTCAGCGTG TGCTGGTCCACAGGCCGGATTGCCCACATCCCCCTCTACTTCGTCAACGCTCAGTTCCCGCGCTTCAGCCCAGTGCTCggcagggcccaggagccccCCGCTGGAGGCGGACGTGCCGTTCACGACGTGGCCCTCTTTACGGAGACCTCCCCAACCTCTGCCCCTTGGGACCCTCTCCCGGGGCCGCCACCTGCTCGGACCCACTCCCCTCAACTCCACCTGTAA